Proteins co-encoded in one Chroicocephalus ridibundus chromosome 6, bChrRid1.1, whole genome shotgun sequence genomic window:
- the LOC134517809 gene encoding uncharacterized protein LOC134517809 isoform X3: protein MSRRGQEPDSGAESLSSDEKEVAAGGAEGEGSAEEHPVGEDGSENSSSSSSEEESDAEESDGGRSDEEQEEKEPLPRCNESGVNCLPPCEHCRNVNDQKEQVTPRRLAGGQHVVQLDTEGTYQCSLTGLIFEVTEAVKITYSLLSWSKYANLVEKPWIVGGPLFDVRCDSSCALTSIQFPHSLCLGDHGAGMAFKVLHIKGEGAAIEPSADYSASHVKWLVSSLSPVGPLIQSQEPVQYHGAVILYKVVDQHPSLSFRVYVATNNDSFIKDIARAVKHSNKKFIKIDKPPVCQKLLQNGKRYRLVCEPEAEITPEEIEFVDGSLLKLKSYIEVYLEKPDDFTLSLVELESDATVWKAKLRESDWIHYDQNKNEQKRSAAGVKKRKTALSVSEEEELCSKKQKTGNTEDGIEPKTLTDRQLMVIAKLFGRQWREIAIECLQMEMKDIEQIQATEEEVNMQKFLLLSKWRDREKSNGTAEALYRSLHEKAPYEILQALQGFSEGC, encoded by the exons ATGTCCCGCCGCGGGCAGGAGCCCGACAG CGGAGCTGAGTCCCTCTCGTCAGATGAAAAAG AGGTGGCGGCCGGCGGTGCGGAGGGAGAGGGCTCAGCCGAGGAGCACCCAGTGG gagaggATGGTTCCGAAAACAGCTCCAGCAGTAGCTCGGAAGAGGAGTCAG ATGCGGAGGAGTCGGATGGAGGAAGGTCGG ATGAggaacaggaggagaaggaaccGCTACCGCGCTGCAATGAATCAG GAGTGAACTGTCTGCCACCCTGCGAGCACTGCAGAAATGTAAAC GACCAGAAGGAGCAAGTGACCCCCAGGAGACTTGCTGGAGGACAGcatgt GGTGCAGCTGGACACCGAGGGGACTTACCAGTGCAGCCTCACGGGCTTGATTTTTGAGGTCACGGAGGCCGTTAAAATCACATATTCCCTCTTATCCTGGAGCAAATACGCCAACCTCGTGGAAAAGCCGTGGATCGTGGGCGGCCCTCTCTTCGACGTGCGCTGCGACTCGTCCTGCGCTCTTACCTCCATCCAGTTTCCCCACTCCCTCTGCCTCGGCG atCATGGCGCTGGCATGGCCTTCAAGGTTTTGCACATCAAAGGCGAGGGCGCAGCCATCGAGCCCTCCGCCGACTACTCGGCCTCGCACGTGAAGTGGCTGGTGAGCTCGCTCTCGCCGGTGGGACCGCTCATCCAGAGCCAGGAGCCCGTGCAGTACCACGGCGCCGTCATCCTCTACAAAGTCGTCGACCAGCATCCCTCCTTATCCTTTCGGGTCTACGTGGCTACAAACAACGACTCCTTTATAAAG gatatcgcaagagctgtaaaaCATTCAAATAAGAAATTCATTAAAATTGACAAGCCCCCTGTATGCCAAAAATTGCTACAGAACGGAAAGAGGTATAGATTAGTTTGTGAGCCAGAAGCTGAAATAACTCCAGAG GAAATTGAATTTGTTGACGGATCTCTCTTGAAACTGAAAAGTTACATTGAAGTCTATTTGGAGAAACCCGACGACTTCACCTTGTCTTTGGTTGAGCTGGAGTCTGATGCGACCGTATGGAAGGCAAAGCTACGAGAGA GTGACTGGATCCATTACGATCAGAACAAAAACGAGCAGAAAAGAAGCGCAGCGG GTGTCAAAAAACGGAAAACAGCCCTCAGCGTTTCGGAAGAAGAGGAGCTCtgtagcaaaaagcagaaaaccgGCAACACTGAAG ATGGAATCGAACCAAAAACCTTAACTGATCGGCAGCTGATGGTGATCGCAAAGTTGTTTGGTCGGCAGTGGAGAGAAATCGCCATTGAGTGTCTTCAGATGGAAATGAAAGACATTGAGCAGATTCAGGCAACGGAGGAAGAAGTTAACATGCAAAAGTTTCTGCTGTTAAGCAagtggagagacagagaaaaaagcaaCGGAACTGCAGAAGCTTTGTACAGAAGTCTCCATGAAAAAGCACCCTATGAGATACTGCAAGCCCTGCAAG GTTTCTCGGAGGGATGCTGA
- the LOC134517809 gene encoding uncharacterized protein LOC134517809 isoform X4 → MSRRGQEPDSGAESLSSDEKEVAAGGAEGEGSAEEHPVEDGSENSSSSSSEEESDAEESDGGRSDEEQEEKEPLPRCNESGVNCLPPCEHCRNVNDQKEQVTPRRLAGGQHVVQLDTEGTYQCSLTGLIFEVTEAVKITYSLLSWSKYANLVEKPWIVGGPLFDVRCDSSCALTSIQFPHSLCLGDHGAGMAFKVLHIKGEGAAIEPSADYSASHVKWLVSSLSPVGPLIQSQEPVQYHGAVILYKVVDQHPSLSFRVYVATNNDSFIKDIARAVKHSNKKFIKIDKPPVCQKLLQNGKRYRLVCEPEAEITPEEIEFVDGSLLKLKSYIEVYLEKPDDFTLSLVELESDATVWKAKLRESDWIHYDQNKNEQKRSAAGVKKRKTALSVSEEEELCSKKQKTGNTEDGIEPKTLTDRQLMVIAKLFGRQWREIAIECLQMEMKDIEQIQATEEEVNMQKFLLLSKWRDREKSNGTAEALYRSLHEKAPYEILQALQGFSEGC, encoded by the exons ATGTCCCGCCGCGGGCAGGAGCCCGACAG CGGAGCTGAGTCCCTCTCGTCAGATGAAAAAG AGGTGGCGGCCGGCGGTGCGGAGGGAGAGGGCTCAGCCGAGGAGCACCCAGTGG aggATGGTTCCGAAAACAGCTCCAGCAGTAGCTCGGAAGAGGAGTCAG ATGCGGAGGAGTCGGATGGAGGAAGGTCGG ATGAggaacaggaggagaaggaaccGCTACCGCGCTGCAATGAATCAG GAGTGAACTGTCTGCCACCCTGCGAGCACTGCAGAAATGTAAAC GACCAGAAGGAGCAAGTGACCCCCAGGAGACTTGCTGGAGGACAGcatgt GGTGCAGCTGGACACCGAGGGGACTTACCAGTGCAGCCTCACGGGCTTGATTTTTGAGGTCACGGAGGCCGTTAAAATCACATATTCCCTCTTATCCTGGAGCAAATACGCCAACCTCGTGGAAAAGCCGTGGATCGTGGGCGGCCCTCTCTTCGACGTGCGCTGCGACTCGTCCTGCGCTCTTACCTCCATCCAGTTTCCCCACTCCCTCTGCCTCGGCG atCATGGCGCTGGCATGGCCTTCAAGGTTTTGCACATCAAAGGCGAGGGCGCAGCCATCGAGCCCTCCGCCGACTACTCGGCCTCGCACGTGAAGTGGCTGGTGAGCTCGCTCTCGCCGGTGGGACCGCTCATCCAGAGCCAGGAGCCCGTGCAGTACCACGGCGCCGTCATCCTCTACAAAGTCGTCGACCAGCATCCCTCCTTATCCTTTCGGGTCTACGTGGCTACAAACAACGACTCCTTTATAAAG gatatcgcaagagctgtaaaaCATTCAAATAAGAAATTCATTAAAATTGACAAGCCCCCTGTATGCCAAAAATTGCTACAGAACGGAAAGAGGTATAGATTAGTTTGTGAGCCAGAAGCTGAAATAACTCCAGAG GAAATTGAATTTGTTGACGGATCTCTCTTGAAACTGAAAAGTTACATTGAAGTCTATTTGGAGAAACCCGACGACTTCACCTTGTCTTTGGTTGAGCTGGAGTCTGATGCGACCGTATGGAAGGCAAAGCTACGAGAGA GTGACTGGATCCATTACGATCAGAACAAAAACGAGCAGAAAAGAAGCGCAGCGG GTGTCAAAAAACGGAAAACAGCCCTCAGCGTTTCGGAAGAAGAGGAGCTCtgtagcaaaaagcagaaaaccgGCAACACTGAAG ATGGAATCGAACCAAAAACCTTAACTGATCGGCAGCTGATGGTGATCGCAAAGTTGTTTGGTCGGCAGTGGAGAGAAATCGCCATTGAGTGTCTTCAGATGGAAATGAAAGACATTGAGCAGATTCAGGCAACGGAGGAAGAAGTTAACATGCAAAAGTTTCTGCTGTTAAGCAagtggagagacagagaaaaaagcaaCGGAACTGCAGAAGCTTTGTACAGAAGTCTCCATGAAAAAGCACCCTATGAGATACTGCAAGCCCTGCAAG GTTTCTCGGAGGGATGCTGA
- the LOC134517809 gene encoding uncharacterized protein LOC134517809 isoform X2 yields the protein MPARVKVWQRSDRSAHVLPVLSSSGAESLSSDEKEVAAGGAEGEGSAEEHPVEDGSENSSSSSSEEESDAEESDGGRSDEEQEEKEPLPRCNESGVNCLPPCEHCRNVNDQKEQVTPRRLAGGQHVVQLDTEGTYQCSLTGLIFEVTEAVKITYSLLSWSKYANLVEKPWIVGGPLFDVRCDSSCALTSIQFPHSLCLGDHGAGMAFKVLHIKGEGAAIEPSADYSASHVKWLVSSLSPVGPLIQSQEPVQYHGAVILYKVVDQHPSLSFRVYVATNNDSFIKDIARAVKHSNKKFIKIDKPPVCQKLLQNGKRYRLVCEPEAEITPEEIEFVDGSLLKLKSYIEVYLEKPDDFTLSLVELESDATVWKAKLRESDWIHYDQNKNEQKRSAAGVKKRKTALSVSEEEELCSKKQKTGNTEDGIEPKTLTDRQLMVIAKLFGRQWREIAIECLQMEMKDIEQIQATEEEVNMQKFLLLSKWRDREKSNGTAEALYRSLHEKAPYEILQALQGFSEGC from the exons ATGCCAGCTCGTGTGAAGGTGTGGCAAAGGTCTGACCGATCTGCTCACGTATTGCCCGTTTTATCTTCCAGCGGAGCTGAGTCCCTCTCGTCAGATGAAAAAG AGGTGGCGGCCGGCGGTGCGGAGGGAGAGGGCTCAGCCGAGGAGCACCCAGTGG aggATGGTTCCGAAAACAGCTCCAGCAGTAGCTCGGAAGAGGAGTCAG ATGCGGAGGAGTCGGATGGAGGAAGGTCGG ATGAggaacaggaggagaaggaaccGCTACCGCGCTGCAATGAATCAG GAGTGAACTGTCTGCCACCCTGCGAGCACTGCAGAAATGTAAAC GACCAGAAGGAGCAAGTGACCCCCAGGAGACTTGCTGGAGGACAGcatgt GGTGCAGCTGGACACCGAGGGGACTTACCAGTGCAGCCTCACGGGCTTGATTTTTGAGGTCACGGAGGCCGTTAAAATCACATATTCCCTCTTATCCTGGAGCAAATACGCCAACCTCGTGGAAAAGCCGTGGATCGTGGGCGGCCCTCTCTTCGACGTGCGCTGCGACTCGTCCTGCGCTCTTACCTCCATCCAGTTTCCCCACTCCCTCTGCCTCGGCG atCATGGCGCTGGCATGGCCTTCAAGGTTTTGCACATCAAAGGCGAGGGCGCAGCCATCGAGCCCTCCGCCGACTACTCGGCCTCGCACGTGAAGTGGCTGGTGAGCTCGCTCTCGCCGGTGGGACCGCTCATCCAGAGCCAGGAGCCCGTGCAGTACCACGGCGCCGTCATCCTCTACAAAGTCGTCGACCAGCATCCCTCCTTATCCTTTCGGGTCTACGTGGCTACAAACAACGACTCCTTTATAAAG gatatcgcaagagctgtaaaaCATTCAAATAAGAAATTCATTAAAATTGACAAGCCCCCTGTATGCCAAAAATTGCTACAGAACGGAAAGAGGTATAGATTAGTTTGTGAGCCAGAAGCTGAAATAACTCCAGAG GAAATTGAATTTGTTGACGGATCTCTCTTGAAACTGAAAAGTTACATTGAAGTCTATTTGGAGAAACCCGACGACTTCACCTTGTCTTTGGTTGAGCTGGAGTCTGATGCGACCGTATGGAAGGCAAAGCTACGAGAGA GTGACTGGATCCATTACGATCAGAACAAAAACGAGCAGAAAAGAAGCGCAGCGG GTGTCAAAAAACGGAAAACAGCCCTCAGCGTTTCGGAAGAAGAGGAGCTCtgtagcaaaaagcagaaaaccgGCAACACTGAAG ATGGAATCGAACCAAAAACCTTAACTGATCGGCAGCTGATGGTGATCGCAAAGTTGTTTGGTCGGCAGTGGAGAGAAATCGCCATTGAGTGTCTTCAGATGGAAATGAAAGACATTGAGCAGATTCAGGCAACGGAGGAAGAAGTTAACATGCAAAAGTTTCTGCTGTTAAGCAagtggagagacagagaaaaaagcaaCGGAACTGCAGAAGCTTTGTACAGAAGTCTCCATGAAAAAGCACCCTATGAGATACTGCAAGCCCTGCAAG GTTTCTCGGAGGGATGCTGA
- the LOC134517809 gene encoding uncharacterized protein LOC134517809 isoform X1, protein MPARVKVWQRSDRSAHVLPVLSSSGAESLSSDEKEVAAGGAEGEGSAEEHPVGEDGSENSSSSSSEEESDAEESDGGRSDEEQEEKEPLPRCNESGVNCLPPCEHCRNVNDQKEQVTPRRLAGGQHVVQLDTEGTYQCSLTGLIFEVTEAVKITYSLLSWSKYANLVEKPWIVGGPLFDVRCDSSCALTSIQFPHSLCLGDHGAGMAFKVLHIKGEGAAIEPSADYSASHVKWLVSSLSPVGPLIQSQEPVQYHGAVILYKVVDQHPSLSFRVYVATNNDSFIKDIARAVKHSNKKFIKIDKPPVCQKLLQNGKRYRLVCEPEAEITPEEIEFVDGSLLKLKSYIEVYLEKPDDFTLSLVELESDATVWKAKLRESDWIHYDQNKNEQKRSAAGVKKRKTALSVSEEEELCSKKQKTGNTEDGIEPKTLTDRQLMVIAKLFGRQWREIAIECLQMEMKDIEQIQATEEEVNMQKFLLLSKWRDREKSNGTAEALYRSLHEKAPYEILQALQGFSEGC, encoded by the exons ATGCCAGCTCGTGTGAAGGTGTGGCAAAGGTCTGACCGATCTGCTCACGTATTGCCCGTTTTATCTTCCAGCGGAGCTGAGTCCCTCTCGTCAGATGAAAAAG AGGTGGCGGCCGGCGGTGCGGAGGGAGAGGGCTCAGCCGAGGAGCACCCAGTGG gagaggATGGTTCCGAAAACAGCTCCAGCAGTAGCTCGGAAGAGGAGTCAG ATGCGGAGGAGTCGGATGGAGGAAGGTCGG ATGAggaacaggaggagaaggaaccGCTACCGCGCTGCAATGAATCAG GAGTGAACTGTCTGCCACCCTGCGAGCACTGCAGAAATGTAAAC GACCAGAAGGAGCAAGTGACCCCCAGGAGACTTGCTGGAGGACAGcatgt GGTGCAGCTGGACACCGAGGGGACTTACCAGTGCAGCCTCACGGGCTTGATTTTTGAGGTCACGGAGGCCGTTAAAATCACATATTCCCTCTTATCCTGGAGCAAATACGCCAACCTCGTGGAAAAGCCGTGGATCGTGGGCGGCCCTCTCTTCGACGTGCGCTGCGACTCGTCCTGCGCTCTTACCTCCATCCAGTTTCCCCACTCCCTCTGCCTCGGCG atCATGGCGCTGGCATGGCCTTCAAGGTTTTGCACATCAAAGGCGAGGGCGCAGCCATCGAGCCCTCCGCCGACTACTCGGCCTCGCACGTGAAGTGGCTGGTGAGCTCGCTCTCGCCGGTGGGACCGCTCATCCAGAGCCAGGAGCCCGTGCAGTACCACGGCGCCGTCATCCTCTACAAAGTCGTCGACCAGCATCCCTCCTTATCCTTTCGGGTCTACGTGGCTACAAACAACGACTCCTTTATAAAG gatatcgcaagagctgtaaaaCATTCAAATAAGAAATTCATTAAAATTGACAAGCCCCCTGTATGCCAAAAATTGCTACAGAACGGAAAGAGGTATAGATTAGTTTGTGAGCCAGAAGCTGAAATAACTCCAGAG GAAATTGAATTTGTTGACGGATCTCTCTTGAAACTGAAAAGTTACATTGAAGTCTATTTGGAGAAACCCGACGACTTCACCTTGTCTTTGGTTGAGCTGGAGTCTGATGCGACCGTATGGAAGGCAAAGCTACGAGAGA GTGACTGGATCCATTACGATCAGAACAAAAACGAGCAGAAAAGAAGCGCAGCGG GTGTCAAAAAACGGAAAACAGCCCTCAGCGTTTCGGAAGAAGAGGAGCTCtgtagcaaaaagcagaaaaccgGCAACACTGAAG ATGGAATCGAACCAAAAACCTTAACTGATCGGCAGCTGATGGTGATCGCAAAGTTGTTTGGTCGGCAGTGGAGAGAAATCGCCATTGAGTGTCTTCAGATGGAAATGAAAGACATTGAGCAGATTCAGGCAACGGAGGAAGAAGTTAACATGCAAAAGTTTCTGCTGTTAAGCAagtggagagacagagaaaaaagcaaCGGAACTGCAGAAGCTTTGTACAGAAGTCTCCATGAAAAAGCACCCTATGAGATACTGCAAGCCCTGCAAG GTTTCTCGGAGGGATGCTGA